The following are from one region of the Pseudazoarcus pumilus genome:
- a CDS encoding type I glyceraldehyde-3-phosphate dehydrogenase — protein sequence MTHSAPFRIAINGYGRIGRCFLRALVEADMADHLQVVAINEPADFRGIVYLTRFDSTHGRFPGKVEAGDGRLLIDGREIAVTHASTPEEVDWRAEGVDLVVECSGQYGSRPELMRFIDAGCSRVLVSHPANSAEDVDATIVYGCNEDVLGGGERIVSNASCTTNAVVPVLDVLLREVGIEQVLLTTLHAAMNDQPLIDGYHHADLRRTRSAMQSIIPVSTGLARGVERLLPALGGRVQAKAIRVPTHNVSAIDLVVELSREVTVAEVNALLRAAAEGPQAGRIEYSEEPHASIDFNHDGHSAIVDGSQTRVMGGRMVNLLVWFDNEWGFANRMVDVARHWLQRTR from the coding sequence GTGACGCATTCCGCCCCGTTCCGAATCGCCATCAACGGCTACGGCCGCATCGGCCGCTGCTTTCTGCGCGCGCTGGTCGAAGCCGACATGGCCGACCATCTGCAAGTGGTCGCGATCAACGAGCCGGCCGACTTTCGCGGCATCGTCTATCTGACCCGCTTCGACTCCACGCACGGACGCTTTCCCGGCAAGGTCGAGGCCGGCGACGGGCGGTTGCTCATCGATGGGCGCGAAATCGCGGTCACTCACGCCTCGACCCCGGAAGAGGTGGACTGGCGCGCCGAAGGGGTGGATCTGGTCGTCGAATGCTCCGGCCAGTACGGCAGCCGCCCTGAACTCATGCGCTTCATCGACGCAGGCTGCTCACGCGTGCTGGTATCGCACCCGGCCAACAGCGCCGAGGATGTCGACGCCACCATCGTCTACGGGTGCAATGAAGACGTACTCGGCGGCGGCGAGCGCATCGTTTCGAACGCCTCGTGCACCACCAACGCGGTGGTGCCGGTGCTTGACGTGCTGTTGCGCGAGGTCGGCATCGAGCAGGTGCTGCTGACCACGCTGCACGCGGCGATGAACGACCAGCCACTGATCGACGGCTACCACCACGCCGACCTGCGGCGCACGCGCTCGGCGATGCAGTCCATCATTCCGGTGTCGACGGGGCTGGCGCGCGGCGTCGAGCGCCTGCTGCCGGCACTTGGCGGGCGCGTGCAGGCCAAGGCCATTCGCGTGCCCACGCACAACGTCTCGGCCATCGACCTGGTGGTCGAGCTGTCGCGCGAGGTCACCGTGGCCGAGGTCAACGCGCTGCTGCGTGCCGCGGCCGAAGGCCCGCAGGCCGGGCGCATCGAGTACTCGGAAGAGCCGCACGCATCAATCGACTTCAACCACGACGGCCACTCGGCCATCGTCGACGGCAGCCAGACGCGCGTGATGGGCGGGCGCATGGTCAATCTGCTGGTGTGGTTCGACAACGAATGGGGCTTCGCCAACCGCATGGTGGACGTGGCGCGGCACTGGCTGCAACGCACGCGCTGA
- a CDS encoding antitoxin MazE family protein — translation MADVNTHPRKHRNALRRAGLRPVLLWVPDLHHPDFAEECRRQSRLAAQADMADTDLQRFMDEALSDIEGWRAIAPALK, via the coding sequence ATGGCAGACGTCAACACACACCCTCGCAAACACCGCAACGCGCTGCGCAGGGCTGGTCTGCGCCCGGTGCTGCTTTGGGTGCCGGACCTGCACCATCCCGACTTCGCCGAAGAATGCCGTCGCCAGTCGCGCCTTGCCGCACAGGCAGACATGGCTGATACCGATCTGCAACGGTTTATGGATGAAGCCTTATCCGACATTGAAGGCTGGCGCGCCATAGCACCAGCCCTCAAATGA
- a CDS encoding helix-turn-helix domain-containing protein, whose translation MPSKNKPLTDKELAAYEAERDLAADLLQAVKEMKAGQLQVVTSPVIEARKKTGLSQSQFAALLGVSVRTLQGWEQGRKQPSGAARTLLAIASTNPQAVLAVAGK comes from the coding sequence GTGCCCTCGAAGAATAAACCCCTGACCGACAAGGAACTGGCTGCTTACGAAGCCGAGCGCGATCTGGCTGCCGATCTGCTACAGGCGGTCAAGGAGATGAAGGCTGGCCAACTGCAGGTTGTCACTTCTCCGGTCATCGAGGCGCGCAAAAAGACCGGGCTGTCGCAGTCTCAGTTCGCGGCGCTGCTGGGGGTTTCGGTGCGCACCCTGCAGGGCTGGGAGCAGGGCCGCAAGCAGCCCAGTGGTGCGGCCCGGACCCTGCTTGCGATTGCCAGCACCAACCCGCAGGCGGTGCTTGCGGTAGCTGGAAAGTAG
- a CDS encoding DUF6904 family protein — translation MTLTPLLHLLNRHRSPWMLHATPTKKGAGLTLFGHMDDLEDLHETIHFLCRESGGGPDVHKHALSVAYEIRKAFEGQREVLESESGTQLGTRFVWPHIVFYTSYFRQLAAYRPTNKAHQSNLTRLEYCVESALVEYDPRVGAEVVSSYPLIGATNPHFLDGYVADVTYSYLYGGGSGKVRFRRLPALIRSMAQWSPEYREYAAMLEREAKKHGCTPRQLRDSREWPEIEW, via the coding sequence ATGACACTGACGCCTTTGCTGCACCTCTTGAATCGCCACCGGAGTCCTTGGATGCTACATGCCACGCCAACAAAGAAGGGTGCTGGCCTCACCCTGTTCGGACACATGGACGACCTCGAAGACCTCCACGAGACGATCCATTTTCTGTGCAGAGAATCCGGAGGCGGGCCGGATGTGCACAAGCACGCACTATCCGTTGCATACGAGATCCGCAAGGCCTTCGAAGGGCAACGAGAGGTTCTGGAATCCGAGTCGGGGACGCAGCTTGGAACCCGATTCGTATGGCCCCACATCGTTTTCTACACCTCCTACTTTCGACAACTGGCGGCATACCGCCCGACGAACAAGGCGCATCAATCCAACCTCACCCGACTCGAGTACTGCGTCGAGTCAGCCCTCGTGGAGTACGACCCGAGGGTGGGCGCGGAGGTGGTGTCGAGCTATCCGTTGATCGGGGCGACAAATCCGCACTTCCTCGACGGTTATGTGGCGGATGTCACCTATTCCTACCTGTACGGCGGCGGCTCCGGGAAAGTGAGGTTTCGGCGCCTGCCAGCCCTGATCCGGTCAATGGCCCAATGGTCGCCCGAGTATCGCGAATACGCCGCAATGCTCGAACGTGAGGCGAAGAAGCATGGTTGCACCCCACGCCAGTTGCGTGATTCGCGCGAATGGCCGGAGATCGAGTGGTAA
- a CDS encoding type II toxin-antitoxin system RelE/ParE family toxin — MLTVVETPLFQRQWPAYWTEEERGAFAAYIAEHPSAGDVVPESGGIRKVRWSRAGSGKSGGVRVIYFTRTAQGEIVLLTLYAKARTDNISGAKLKEIRRALEE; from the coding sequence ATGCTGACAGTCGTCGAGACGCCTCTCTTCCAACGCCAGTGGCCGGCATACTGGACTGAAGAGGAGCGAGGCGCCTTCGCCGCCTATATCGCGGAGCACCCAAGCGCCGGGGATGTCGTGCCGGAATCCGGCGGTATCCGGAAGGTGCGCTGGAGCCGCGCCGGATCTGGCAAGTCAGGCGGCGTGCGCGTGATCTATTTCACCCGTACGGCTCAGGGCGAGATCGTATTGCTCACCCTCTACGCGAAGGCCAGAACCGACAACATCAGTGGCGCAAAGCTGAAGGAGATCCGCCGTGCCCTCGAAGAATAA
- the urtE gene encoding urea ABC transporter ATP-binding subunit UrtE produces the protein MLKVENLHQYYGGGSHILRGLSFEVPVGKVTTLLGRNGVGKTTLLKTLMGLVPSAQGTITLNGADITKAPSYKRVAAGIGYVPQGREIFPRLTVEENLLMGLATCPGSAKIPERVFDMFPVLKQMMHRRGGDLSGGQQQQLAIGRALAFGPKLLILDEPTEGIQPSIIKDIGNAIRTLAESGEMAILLVEQYYDFARDLSDHYLLMERGEIVMRGAGEDMDADGVREELAV, from the coding sequence ATGCTTAAAGTCGAAAACCTCCACCAGTACTACGGCGGCGGCAGCCACATCCTGCGCGGCCTGTCTTTCGAAGTGCCTGTTGGCAAAGTCACCACCCTGCTGGGCCGCAACGGTGTCGGCAAGACCACACTGCTCAAGACGCTGATGGGCCTGGTCCCCTCCGCACAGGGCACCATCACCCTCAACGGCGCCGACATCACCAAGGCGCCGTCCTACAAGCGCGTCGCGGCCGGCATCGGCTACGTGCCGCAAGGCCGCGAAATCTTCCCGCGCCTCACGGTCGAAGAGAACCTGCTCATGGGTCTCGCCACCTGCCCCGGCAGCGCGAAGATTCCCGAGCGTGTCTTCGACATGTTCCCGGTGCTCAAGCAGATGATGCACCGCCGCGGCGGGGATCTGTCCGGCGGCCAGCAACAACAACTCGCCATCGGCCGCGCCCTGGCCTTCGGCCCCAAGCTGCTCATCCTGGATGAGCCCACCGAAGGCATCCAGCCCTCCATCATCAAGGACATCGGCAACGCCATCCGCACCCTCGCCGAGTCCGGCGAAATGGCCATCCTGCTGGTCGAGCAGTACTACGACTTCGCCCGCGACCTGTCAGACCACTACCTGCTCATGGAGCGCGGCGAGATCGTCATGCGCGGGGCGGGGGAGGATATGGATGCGGACGGGGTGAGGGAGGAGTTGGCGGTTTAG
- a CDS encoding DNA ligase: MKPRRLLRAAVLVWLAITTATALADASLQPMLAGRYHDGIDPSHYWVSEKYDGVRARWDGHALTLRGGGTIAAPDWFTAALPPEETLDGELWLGRRTFDRLSGLVRRHAPEDPAWRDVRYMVFDLPGTPGTFTTRVGRMRQIAATANVPWLQAAPQRRVANRDELQQWFDEVVIAGGEGLMLHHAEAHWTPGRNSALLKRTPQLDDEARVIAHLPGKGRLQGMTGSLLVETPDGRRFRLGSGLTDAQRRDPPAVGRLVTYRYRELTPNGMPRFPVFLRVRDLP, from the coding sequence ATGAAACCCCGACGTCTGTTGCGCGCGGCCGTGCTCGTCTGGCTTGCCATCACGACCGCAACCGCCCTGGCGGACGCCAGCCTCCAGCCGATGCTCGCCGGGCGCTATCACGACGGCATCGACCCTTCTCACTACTGGGTCAGCGAAAAGTACGACGGCGTACGCGCCCGCTGGGACGGCCACGCGCTCACGTTGCGCGGCGGGGGCACCATTGCCGCGCCCGACTGGTTCACCGCCGCCCTGCCGCCTGAAGAAACGCTGGACGGCGAACTGTGGCTGGGCCGGCGGACCTTCGATCGCCTCTCCGGCCTGGTGCGTCGCCACGCACCTGAAGACCCCGCCTGGCGCGACGTGCGCTACATGGTCTTCGACCTGCCCGGCACCCCCGGCACCTTCACCACCCGCGTCGGACGCATGCGCCAGATCGCCGCCACCGCCAACGTCCCGTGGCTGCAAGCCGCCCCGCAACGCCGCGTCGCCAACCGCGACGAGTTGCAGCAATGGTTCGATGAAGTCGTAATCGCTGGCGGCGAAGGCCTGATGCTCCACCACGCCGAAGCCCACTGGACCCCCGGCCGCAACTCCGCCCTGCTCAAACGCACCCCCCAGCTCGACGACGAAGCCCGGGTCATCGCCCACCTGCCCGGCAAAGGGCGCCTGCAAGGCATGACCGGCTCCCTGCTCGTCGAAACCCCCGACGGCCGCCGCTTCCGCCTCGGCAGCGGCCTCACCGACGCCCAGCGCCGCGACCCGCCAGCGGTGGGGCGTCTGGTGACCTATCGCTATCGGGAACTCACACCAAACGGAATGCCGCGGTTTCCGGTGTTTCTGCGGGTGCGGGACTTGCCGTGA
- the yghU gene encoding glutathione-dependent disulfide-bond oxidoreductase, which yields MSDNTFTPPKVWKWEAPSGGAFAHINRPVAGATHEQDLPVGRHPLQLYSLATPNGVKVAVMLEELLARGHAGAEYDAHLIRITKGEQFGSGFVELNPNSKIPVLLDRSMDPPLRVFESGAILLYLADKFGEFVPKDVHGRTECLSWLFWQMGSAPILGGGFGHFYAYAPKKYEYPINRYTMEVKRQLDVLDRRLAEAEYVAGADYTIADMAIWPWYGALVRNEVYGAAEFLDAASYTNVQRWAEIIARRPAVGRGQIVNRTWGPPEKQLPERHDASDFELRTGDKLEGEAG from the coding sequence ATGAGCGACAACACCTTCACCCCGCCGAAAGTCTGGAAATGGGAAGCGCCCAGCGGCGGCGCCTTCGCCCACATCAACCGCCCGGTCGCCGGCGCCACGCATGAGCAGGACCTGCCGGTGGGCCGTCACCCGCTGCAGCTCTATTCGCTGGCCACGCCCAACGGCGTCAAGGTCGCGGTGATGCTCGAGGAACTGCTCGCGCGCGGTCATGCCGGCGCCGAATACGACGCACATCTGATCCGCATCACCAAGGGCGAGCAGTTCGGCAGCGGCTTCGTCGAACTCAACCCCAACTCCAAGATTCCGGTGCTGCTCGACCGCAGCATGGACCCGCCGCTGCGCGTGTTCGAATCGGGCGCGATCCTGCTGTATCTGGCGGACAAGTTCGGCGAATTCGTGCCGAAAGACGTGCACGGGCGCACCGAGTGCCTGTCCTGGCTGTTCTGGCAGATGGGCAGTGCACCGATCCTCGGCGGCGGCTTCGGGCATTTCTACGCCTATGCGCCGAAAAAGTACGAGTACCCGATCAACCGCTACACCATGGAGGTCAAGCGCCAGCTCGACGTGCTCGATCGCCGACTGGCCGAGGCTGAATACGTCGCCGGCGCGGACTACACCATCGCCGACATGGCGATCTGGCCATGGTATGGCGCACTGGTGCGCAACGAAGTCTACGGTGCGGCCGAGTTCCTCGACGCGGCCAGCTACACCAACGTTCAGCGCTGGGCCGAAATCATTGCCCGGCGCCCGGCCGTGGGCCGCGGGCAGATAGTCAATCGCACCTGGGGCCCGCCGGAAAAGCAGTTGCCCGAGCGCCACGACGCGAGTGACTTCGAGCTGCGCACCGGCGACAAGCTCGAAGGCGAAGCGGGCTGA